AAATCTTAAAAATACAATTGAGAAAAATACTGGATAAATAAATGTTTTATAGTCCTCTCCCAAAATAGTCGATGCCTATGTGATTAAAAATTGCTTAAAATAGGCCAGCACTACTATGTTAGAACAACTATTACTGTATTTCGCGAGAAAGCTTTGCACGGCGGTGTTGCCTCCTCGATCAAATATTATATGCTCAGCAAGAAAAGTATTGATTATACAGTTGCAGTCAAAAGCTTCAACATAATAAGCGGAAAACCCATATTTCTATATTCCCCATATGAAGCTATTAATGTAACTGGTTCATTCGAAGTAGCCCCCATAAATATCTCGAAGATCCCCCAGAGACTACTCTAATCATAGATATCATGCATAAAAGCGCTAAATTATATGAGAGAAAGAAATTTGAAGCTTTAAATATAATAGATGATGGAAAACTATTATCTAAATACCTTATATGTTTCAATTGCTGGCATGTATGTCCTATTAAAGATGAGAAAGAATTACTTGTATAGATAAAAAATAAATCTAATAGTCAGTATTATATTTTATTTGATAAACGTATGAAGTGTGATACATGTGAAGATGCCCGTCTCCATCAATATATCTTCTGCATTAATAATTCGGAGAATAAGAAGTAGAAGTTTGAGAAGAGAAGTTGGTGTTTAAACTTATGGGGGCAGAGTTTAAATACACAATATGTCCGTTTTGTGGAGCGGGCTGCGGAATATATTTAATTGTAAAAAACGGCGCAGTTGTCGGTGTTGAAAGAGTACGTGATCACCCGGTTTCAGCCGGAGTCTTATGCCCGAAAGGAGTCTATAGTTGGAAGCTTATTCGCCATCCCGAAAGGCTTACCCAGCCTCTTCTTCGAAGAGAACGTGGTTTCAGACCAATATCGTGGAAACAAGCAATTAAAATAATTGCTGAAAAAATAAGAGAGGTAAGGAAAGACGACCCTAACAGAGCCTATTTATTGTCTAGTGCTAAATGTACAAACGAAGAAAACTATTTGATGCAAAAACTTGCTAGAACAGTTATTGGAACAAACAATATTGATCACTGTGCAAGACTCTGTCACAGTCCTACTGTTGTCGCATTATTGAGAAGTCTAGGATCAGCAGCTATGACTAATTCTATAAATGATGTTGTAAATGCTAAAACATTATTCATAATAGGATACAATCCCGCAGAATCACATCCTGGATTATTTAGACATATAATGGCAGCACGTATAAAACACTCATCACCATCGGCATCAAGAAT
This is a stretch of genomic DNA from Staphylothermus hellenicus DSM 12710. It encodes these proteins:
- a CDS encoding coenzyme F420 hydrogenase/dehydrogenase beta subunit N-terminal domain-containing protein, whose amino-acid sequence is MLKIGQHYYVRTTITVFREKALHGGVASSIKYYMLSKKSIDYTVAVKSFNIISGKPIFLYSPYEAINVTGSFEVAPINISKIPQRLL